One Podospora pseudopauciseta strain CBS 411.78 chromosome 4, whole genome shotgun sequence genomic window, TTCATAACCCGCTTCAGTGTCGCCGACATGGTGCCGGCGGGCGGACAGATCTCCtttggtgatgttgctgcAAAGGTCCCAGGGCTGACTGAATCCATCGTCGGCCGTCTACTGCGACATGCCATGACGATGCACGTGTTCCACGAGCCCCAACCCGGCATGGTCGCCCATACCAAAGCCTCCAAAGCCCTTCAAACCAACCCGGTGTTGAACGCTTGGTTGAGGAACGGAACCCATGAGATGTGGCCGGCTGCGGTCAAGATGCTTGACGCCCTAGAAAAGTGGCCCGAGTCCTCAGAGCCGTCAGAGACGGGGTTTGCCCTGGCGAATGGTACAGTTGCCACCGCCTTTGAGATCCTCGGCAGCGACCCCGCCCGGGCCGCCAGGTTCGGTCGCGCCATGAGCATCTACGCCATGAAGCCCGAGTACTCGCCTTCTTACCTGACAGAATACTTCGACTGGGCAAGTCTTGAATCGGCGCGCGTTctggcggtggcgggggCCTCCTATTTCCAAGTCGCCGTTGAACTTGCTCGAAGATTCCCCAACTTGCAGGTCACGGTGCAAGACACGGCACAAGCCCTGCCTGTTCCGGCGGCTGGAGCAGTGCCAGCCGATGTGGAGGAACGGTTGAACGTCGCGGTCGTAGAAGATACCTTTGCTCCCCAGATGTCTAGCACACAGCCAGTTGATGTCGTACTGCTCCGTTGGGTGCTGCATATCTGGCCTGACAAGTACTGTGTCCGTCTGCTGAGAGCACAGATCCCTCTGATGCGAACTGGAACAAAGCTTGTCATCCAGGATGTCATCTTTCCGAAGCCAGGAACAGTAGCACAGTGGCGGGAACAGGACTTGAGGTAAGCGATGCCCCATTGTTTGCATGTCCGGTAAAAGAAGCATTCGAGGCTGACCAAAGGCGGTGGTGACCAGGGCGAGCGATGTCCACATGGCCAACCTTTTTAATGGAAAAGAGAGGACAGCCGAGGAGTGGGAGGCACTTATCGTCGATGCCGATCTGCGATTCGTGGTCTCGCGCGTGGTTGAGCCCAAGGGATCAGCTCTGGGCATCATTGAAGTTGCGTGGCAGGAGTGAATGAGTAGGTAATACCGAGGACATCGATCTCGCACAGTGTCAAAGTGTAATAACATTTCCGCTTTGTTGTGTTTGTTGTCCAGTGCCAGGAGCACTGTCAGCCAGGCTGCTTCGCCGCAGGGCCACGTCGCTGACGCCGATCACCCACTCACAGCTGCATGCTGAGCTGCATTTGAATAAATACTGTTCCCCATTTGAGCCAAACATGATCATACTTGTCGACACTATCGATTCTCTCAAGAGGTTGGGGCGATCAGCAACGACCAGGGCGTCACTATCCACGGGGCCAGGGAGTACAAAAGCTCGTCGATTGCCTGTCTCGCCGCAGTCACCAGATCCCACTCTCTTTtgcatcttctccaacacaCTTGCGGCTATCCACAATGCAGCTCAAGACACTCTTTTCTCTCGTGGTGCCCCTGCTGGGACTTCAAAGCTCAGTACACAGTCTCAACATTCCACCCGCTCAGGAGCTGCATCTTCGCGACGAGATCAACGCTCAGGGAGGCCAATCGAACCAACTGTACAAGTTTGAGGTTGGAATCTACAAGCGAAACAACGTCACGTGGGACGCCTTCGCCGCCTTTCTCGTCAACTCTCGCTATCCCAAGGTGAAGCCACTTGTGGCCAAGCATGGCGTTGCTGTTTGGACCGAGGTGGGATAGATACCTAGGTAAAATATACCACCATCGAATCAGCGGGCTAACATCTCCACCATAGACCTTGACGCCACCTTCAGCACGAGCCATTGCCGCAGGCGCCATCCCTCCCGGCTGGACGGTGCCGCAGTATGACTCCATCTCGACTTACTACGTCAGCGATCCCTCTGTTCTCGGCGCCTTGACCACTGACCCAGCCTGGATTGCGTTGGAGATTGCTGCCGCGGGGTATGTGGATGGATCAAGAGGAACGCTTCTGGCCGGTTTCGAGACTGTCAAGTATGAGAAGCCGAAGAAGGGAGGCAAAGGCAAGAAGAGAGACTGTTTGCTAGATTAGGTGTGGTTTGAAGTATGTTCGAGTGCTTTCATGCCTGCGGTACTTATCTATACATGTATTTACTTCCTAAAAGACACACATTGTTAATGGGACATGGAGAGGGGTTGTACCTTGCCCGAAATCAGGAAACAAAAACCATGTGGGCGGATATACTTTCATCAGTTTGATGTGGGTATCTTCAGAACATTTATTATTACATGTCGTACCACACAAGGCCTCGCTTTACTCTCCAGCAAGCGCCCTCAAACTTACCTACATCAACCCATGCAACTGATCATCAagaaccaccctcccctcccgtcAGCATCACAACCCCGTACAAAGCCAGCGCCACAACCAAAATCACCCCCCAAGTTtcaaaccaaccaccccaccaccatccccaacccagcaccCAGCAAACCCCCATCcattccccctctccttccattctccccaaccctAGCGCTGCTGGTACTACTACTCACGACATTGTCAGGCCTCGGCGTCGGTCGTTCAGTGGGCAGCCCAGTCTCAAACGTGTAGCTCGTCAACGGTGTCACGGTGATACTGCACGAGCTCCCACTCAGCACCCCCTCCAGACTGCATCCGAGCGATACGACATCCGACTCAATCGAGCTTATCACCGAAATGAACGTCTCCAGTGCGAAGGGCTCCTCTGTGGTTTGTAGGAGGGGGTCGTCACATGCGTAGGGAATGTCAGAGTTTGAGTTCTCTTGACAGGTTTGGCCGGTTAGACAGCACCATGTTGAGTCGCACGGGACTGGGCAGAGGAGGGACGGTCCGTCCTGGCGCCGGAGGGGTTTGGCAGGGTTTAAGGCGATGGTTTGGGTGGTAAGGGATAGGAAGAGAAAGGTTGAGAGCTTCATTTTCGGTTCCGAGGCGGATTGATTGTGGGTGGGAGGCTGCAAACCGGGAAAGGCGAAACGATGGATGAGTGCCATTTTCGAATGAGGGGAACTAGGTACCTATATATGTGCCTTCTGGGACTTTTCCACTCAGTAGGTATCGTCCAAAGCTGCCCGCTATCAGCGATCGTGCGATTGCATACACCTTGAGTTGGTGTAACCGTCGATCCGACCCCGCCTGCGATAGACCGAGTTTCCTGTTTGAAACACTACCTCCGGATAGCTCAAGTCGATCAAAGTTCACGAGAAAGTGGCGTTCGATATAGGGGCTGATATCTGAAATGCTTATTATGTGACAGGTGCTATCATGGCGAGATTGCAACGTGGTGGCTGAAGCTGGACCACCATCATGAAGTGGGTGTGAAGAAGCGTGGGGAGTTACCTGACGCGTGCTGGCGACTAATAGAGACAGGAATCCAAAGCCGTGAGTTAAAATGGCTGGTTATAAAGTGGCTCTTCTCTGGATGGAGCCAAGGTCGAGGCTTTTGCTTGAGTTGGTCGTGTGGTGTCAAGTCCGTGATCGACCATGCGGCGAGCAAGTCGAGCTCCAGATCGACCTGGAGGAAATGCCCAAGATGCTCCAGTTTTGCTCCAAGACCTCTTACCTCATGCTTCAGCTACCGCCCCGTATTCCCCCAATATTGACTCAGATCATCACAACGACCCATTACCAACACCTCCATTAATCCCAAACACCACGAGCAACATCCCGacctccccaccaaacaTTCAACATAATCCAGcggcaccaacaccaccagtcccaccaccgacaacccctcctcaaccacctctcaCCAACTCCGCaacccctcaacctcccttcACTTCCCCAATCTCAaccatccccaaccagcAACCATCCAAcccatcttccaccaccttcactccttcctccccaaacctctcaACCCGTCTCACCAAACTCCTCACCCGGCTATCAACcctcccaacaccccccgtcatcacccacctccaTAAACACCTCAAAgtccccaccatcctcctcatcaccctcctcctcttcatcttcgtcaCCCTCATCTCCTGGCAAGCCCACAACCTCGACTGGCCTCTCGCCAGAATTCCGATCCCCTCCGGCATTCTCCTCCTGACAATAGTAGCCAAGTTCACAGACTGGGCACTCGCCGGCGTAACCGACGACGCCTGGGAACGACTGCAATGGGGTCCATTACTGCAGCGAGGCCGAGGGAACATGTTGACGTTCCTGGTGATGGGTTCCGGGTTCGGGAGCTGGTGCAGGGTGTTATTTTCTTCGGAGGTAcagccgggggaggagacgaagttgatgaggctgaggaggttAGTCAGGACGAAATGGAAATGGCGGCCTCGGTTCAGCGCTCGGTTCTGGAGTTTCATCCGCATCTTCGTTTGGTTGTTTGTCCAATTCCCAGGCTTGATTCTCATGGCCATGATCGAGAACAAAGACTCCTTCCGCCCAACAGCATGGGCGGACGTCACcggtgggttgggggcgtTCAACGTGAGCGCGGGTTGGTTCCAGCCTGGTGACCCATCCACTTATCGACAGGTTTTTGGTATGCTTCAAGACCCAACCATCACGGTGACTACCACGCCAATAGGTGAGGAATGTAGTCGGGAGGATAGCTGTCAGTCGTACATCTTGTCCGGGGGGACAACCCTTGTTCAGCCTTGGGCTTTTGTACCGCGGCAATTGACTGACAACCACGCCTATGTAATTGAGAACGTGCCGGCGTATCAAATCGATGGCTGGGAGACCTCATTCAACCATTCGTTGCCGTATGCCTCCTGGACTGACGACCAGTGTCGGGTGTTCACCTCTCAAAGCCCGCTGGGTGCGGTTGATGGCTCGCTTCAAATTTGTGTGAAGAAcgatggagatgatggacgGTTGTTGGCAGGTGAGTAGCTCCGGGTTTTCCAAAGTCTTCAGCGCGTCGACATGCTAACGTTTATTCCCGTCCTTAAGGCATCCGAGAATGTGGTAGCAACGTGGACAAGACCGGCAATTGCACCCTTGATCCGGCCTATCCAGGGTGGGATTCCTTCCCGGCTTTCTCATCTGTCATCGAACTGTATCGACTGAACGTAGACCTTGTGACAGACCGTCACACCCAGACCATCATCGAGCTGTCCAACCAAGCTAGTCCAATCAAGCAGATAATCGCCCCTGAAGACTTCCTCGACGCATTCGCCCTCCTTCTCTGCCCCTTCCCCACAAACTCGACCCAAATCTCCCGATGGTGCGCCCCCAACGCCGTAAACCAACAGCTCACAGCTTCGCTCGCGTGGAGAATCCAACTGGCCAACAGCGAGAGGTACTTTGACAACCAACTCTCCATGGACATGCTTCGTAATCTCTTTGCAACGGTGTTGTATATGTTTAACCCAGTCTATCGGGCTATTTCCATCGATGGTTCCGTGCCGTGGAGACCCAGCGAGACAGTACCTGGGCTGCCACCAGAGAACACCTTTCGAGGGTCCCCAGCCATCCAGTCGAGCTATGTCGCCCCGGCTACTTGGACTGTGGTTGCTTTCATCGTGTCGGCGGTAGTACTAATCTCTGCGGCGGTCATCGCGATGGTTGTGTCGTCTGTATATGCCGATATGCCTGACCTTAACAAGttcttggtgttggatgGGATGAAAGTCGTTGTCGTTGATCCCGCAACGGGGGATGAGACTTTCTTTGGCGATGTTGTATGTCGGGAGAAGACGAAGGAAGGAGTTATTTACGTGGCGAACCGGACGACCGTCTGTCTTGCGAGGAGTGGGGCGACGGCAGGGAGCGACGGGAATGCATCATCACCTGCTTCGAGATGATGGGCTGATGGGACGGTATAGTTTGATGGACATTGTCCTATTTCTGGGTGGCTTTTTTTTCAGTGGCAGAGGAAGGTTGTCGATACCAAGGAAGGTTAGAAGAAGGTTTGAAAACCATCGCTCAAGTCTGATGAAGGAATTATGGTGCTCGAACACCTCGTCAAACTTTAACCCAAAATCTGGTGAACATTCTGATGAGCTTGTGGCACGCTGTCAAGCGTGCCAACAGAACTGTGAGAAAAGCGATGGTACTGTACAACAATGGGAAAATCAGCTCCGGAGAGCAAAATCCTacctcccacaccccctcccaggcAGGGTCTACACCCACTCCAGACCTATCTATATCAACAGAACCTGTGGCGGCCCACAGGGCAGAAGCCCTAGGGAGCAACCTGAGTGAATATCCACCGGGAGCAACACCTCCCACAAACGCCACCCTCCGCACGTTGAATCAGCTGTTGAGTTAAGGGGCTTAACTTGTTTGCCTACCCGTACCCACCTAAACGCCAGATGGATGTGATCGAGAATGTTCGTCATGCATAAGGTAGAGACTTTATCACCGTACATTGCCCCCTACAGAGGTTAGGGTTACATATGGCCCTCATTTTGAGATGTTTAAAGGCCAAGTTCGGTGCTGCTGGTTTTCTACATGCTGGGCTGCCTGGCAACAGTGATCATATCATAGATGAGGGTCCTAGAGTTGGTAGCTGCCGCCAACATGACTGCGCCAGGCGGAAGGCACCTTCTTTCAATTCTACTTGTGGAAAATTATTTACGGTGGTGATGCACGATTCAAATCACTTACTGGTGCGTGGCGGGATGAGGCAACACTAAATTGCAGAGCCTCACTATAAATcaagttttctttttgtgtCGGGTTTTCTTGCCTTTCCTTGTATTTACCGCTGAGTCACAATCAAAACATCGCAACCATTCCTCATCTACCTCATCGCTGCCGACTTGATAGTC contains:
- a CDS encoding hypothetical protein (EggNog:ENOG503NWHF; SMCOG1042:O-methyltransferase; COG:S; antiSMASH:Cluster_4), translated to MPGSSTPSCSKPRILELADRISHSAAHLDSILRAKDVPSPSFAEDAPAPYPPETDDVRDVIVDAAAELYDLLLEPMALLYKKTGHNNMVCLQFITRFSVADMVPAGGQISFGDVAAKVPGLTESIVGRLLRHAMTMHVFHEPQPGMVAHTKASKALQTNPVLNAWLRNGTHEMWPAAVKMLDALEKWPESSEPSETGFALANGTVATAFEILGSDPARAARFGRAMSIYAMKPEYSPSYLTEYFDWASLESARVLAVAGASYFQVAVELARRFPNLQVTVQDTAQALPVPAAGAVPADVEERLNVAVVEDTFAPQMSSTQPVDVVLLRWVLHIWPDKYCVRLLRAQIPLMRTGTKLVIQDVIFPKPGTVAQWREQDLRASDVHMANLFNGKERTAEEWEALIVDADLRFVVSRVVEPKGSALGIIEVAWQE
- a CDS encoding hypothetical protein (COG:S; EggNog:ENOG503PEP6; antiSMASH:Cluster_4), which encodes MQLKTLFSLVVPLLGLQSSVHSLNIPPAQELHLRDEINAQGGQSNQLYKFEVGIYKRNNVTWDAFAAFLVNSRYPKVKPLVAKHGVAVWTETLTPPSARAIAAGAIPPGWTVPQYDSISTYYVSDPSVLGALTTDPAWIALEIAAAGYVDGSRGTLLAGFETVKYEKPKKGGKGKKRDCLLD
- a CDS encoding hypothetical protein (EggNog:ENOG503Q02Y; antiSMASH:Cluster_4) produces the protein MALIHRFAFPGLQPPTHNQSASEPKMKLSTFLFLSLTTQTIALNPAKPLRRQDGPSLLCPVPCDSTWCCLTGQTCQENSNSDIPYACDDPLLQTTEEPFALETFISVISSIESDVVSLGCSLEGVLSGSSCSITVTPLTSYTFETGLPTERPTPRPDNVVSSSTSSARVGENGRRGGMDGGLLGAGLGMVVGWLV
- a CDS encoding hypothetical protein (EggNog:ENOG503Q00E; antiSMASH:Cluster_4); translation: MRRASRAPDRPGGNAQDAPVLLQDLLPHASATAPYSPNIDSDHHNDPLPTPPLIPNTTSNIPTSPPNIQHNPAAPTPPVPPPTTPPQPPLTNSATPQPPFTSPISTIPNQQPSNPSSTTFTPSSPNLSTRLTKLLTRLSTLPTPPVITHLHKHLKVPTILLITLLLFIFVTLISWQAHNLDWPLARIPIPSGILLLTIVAKFTDWALAGVTDDAWERLQWGPLLQRGRGNMLTFLVMGSGFGSWCRVLFSSEVQPGEETKLMRLRRLVRTKWKWRPRFSARFWSFIRIFVWLFVQFPGLILMAMIENKDSFRPTAWADVTGGLGAFNVSAGWFQPGDPSTYRQVFGMLQDPTITVTTTPIGEECSREDSCQSYILSGGTTLVQPWAFVPRQLTDNHAYVIENVPAYQIDGWETSFNHSLPYASWTDDQCRVFTSQSPLGAVDGSLQICVKNDGDDGRLLAGIRECGSNVDKTGNCTLDPAYPGWDSFPAFSSVIELYRLNVDLVTDRHTQTIIELSNQASPIKQIIAPEDFLDAFALLLCPFPTNSTQISRWCAPNAVNQQLTASLAWRIQLANSERYFDNQLSMDMLRNLFATVLYMFNPVYRAISIDGSVPWRPSETVPGLPPENTFRGSPAIQSSYVAPATWTVVAFIVSAVVLISAAVIAMVVSSVYADMPDLNKFLVLDGMKVVVVDPATGDETFFGDVVCREKTKEGVIYVANRTTVCLARSGATAGSDGNASSPASR